One Paenibacillus sp. SYP-B4298 genomic window, TGGCCTTGACCCGATAGTAAGAGAAGAGATGCTGGACTTGTTTCTGGAATTTGTAGAGCATGAAGAGCATTCTATCCTCATGTCGTCCCATATTACGAGTGATCTGGAGAAGGTTGCAGATTACATTGTCTTTATGCACAAAGGCAGGGTCATTTTGAGCGAGTCGAAGGATGATCTCATGTACAATTACGGGATTGCTCGTTGCAAGGCGGAGCAGTTTCATGCCCTGGATCAATCCGAGTATGTGGCCTATCGAAAAAGAGGACTGCAGACGGAAGTTCTGATCCCGGATAAACTTCGATTCTCCAAGGAACACCATGGGATTATTGTAGATGACGTAACCATTGATGAAATCATGCTGCTGCTAGTCAAGGGGGATCAGTAATGAAGGGACTTATCCGCAACAACCTGTATTCCATGGGAGGTAACCTCCGAGTCACGCTGCTCATTGCTGTATTTTTAGCCTTTTTTCCTTTACTTCTTAAGGAGTCTTCCATGATTCCGATTATTTTCTCGATACAAATCTTTCTCTTCGTTGCCAACACAGGGACTTCACTCCGAGTGGATGAGTCCTCCAAATGGAACAAGTTCGAGCTGACGCTGCCCATCAAACGCCGCACCATCATTGGGGCGAAGTATGTGTCGTTCTTCTTGCTGATCCTCCTTGGTGTGCTGATGAGTTTCCTCACGCTTGCTGTTGTCAAAGTCTCAGGGAGTCAGCTCGATCTGAATAGTGTGATCTATAGCTATAGCTTTGGGCTGACGTTGTCCATCACATCCGTGGCCTTGATGTACCCGATCATGTTGAA contains:
- a CDS encoding ABC-2 transporter permease, which produces MGGNLRVTLLIAVFLAFFPLLLKESSMIPIIFSIQIFLFVANTGTSLRVDESSKWNKFELTLPIKRRTIIGAKYVSFFLLILLGVLMSFLTLAVVKVSGSQLDLNSVIYSYSFGLTLSITSVALMYPIMLKIGTEKNELIVFISCLAAIGMMVVLATILIPATGGMQLRHPLVGIVSACMAAILFVASYFLSIHIHRNKEFR